One Ananas comosus cultivar F153 linkage group 1, ASM154086v1, whole genome shotgun sequence DNA window includes the following coding sequences:
- the LOC109712252 gene encoding intracellular protein transport protein USO1, producing MSRIPKWKNEKTKVKVVFRLQFHATHIPQTGWDKLLVSFIPHETGKPIAKTNKANVRNGSCKWSDPIYETTRLLLDTRTKQYDEKLYKLVVAMGSSRSSLLGEVDINLADFVDALKPSSVALPLDSCDYGTVLHVTVQLLTSKTGFREFEQQRELTVKGLQMMSNQRSHNSDIVAHSTEIPGEHIDKVNARVRFKENFMEFPSVKELADSNEDYEDPAAGADGSSYTSDSLYTEKNDVSVPHEIDSFKSTIPSNISGYPLSQSPKSDKEDYLNRGWSSDYSGDHDLTIAYEENNRLRSRLEVAESAFLQLKSEAKSLQRVTDELSAETQGLAQQLVVELSSGEELMREVVMLKSECSRFKKDLEELKSAEVLQRSHDMHSQGIEWLQGLLLVESKVQEIQKKACFGFHGNDFDFLRADFRIVESILNNLKKGINNQGQGLEGLVGVKKAGSACMMEEKMCELLEKLEQSKTENEAVMKKMSQMERYYEAFIQQLEESQKQTLKELEDLRNAHASSLYTVSLLQEQIAKEHQEMDVHLMRLAEEKKILESQNKELEKRAAVSETALKRVRQNYSIAVNRLQKDLELLSFQVLSMYETNETLAKQAFSDSYQNYPHDNLEENILIKTDPGLSQLQNGLSDNFVDKMNSKIYLLGDPKSKELYCKDEACVNEIDSTYSVWVASQHGRELIKNLGLSADLPPETEKHEVLERSIDSSESDKRQINHGNDTEDVRTSFNRLKELYSSLEAEFSDLHAVNIQQEVFSDILLQTLHTLNDGIKCTRDKIVDLEQQLDQSNYVRESLVFKLDGALDQCKKMEENEAKYISKCDDLTLKNQILEAKLEDFLVENTCLSDKFAEYEKLMMECRAYERQCKSWSEERNRFENLLVQESLQKNRLTEEFTALKENFVKLSSENDDLQKGITALQVGLRDLCCNMISCNKQIDSCPFNYAHIQHQLENKNYMATLTCLEQFNLQACQKIIQLNQEKKEMEEVKETLESSLKKTQLDMCNMKEKFESDVEAMTTKLDISSKLVEKLQVEFQVVTEKFKLGSETEEKLAIKNMELSSWLEMLEIDLQRFTDERQNLLEKLQVFDALNEELERTKTSLIECKQENQTLIMSLQSRDEASIQMENELQSIKENMRSTHEDLQEENALREGLESVISNLSSQMKEKDQYMLSFNEQKAELVYLREKVQDLEEANSGMQDLLLHDEENQRILEGENLSLRLQIVDVANNLVAFDEEFLVGDIEVIYLRSQLKELVGLVKSLGEDLEVLDQKHKDTMTVLKLHMSNEKELVDRNAGLSTALQSLKCKYEKVVHENEGLVDSINSNHAIVQANSSREQQYEDEIVRLNDMKATLEEQVDHLISSRYELEIANLLFRSKLGEQQIKMSVLLECNNELMKLREQNNELTHKLSEQTLKTEEFKNLSIHLRELKDKADAEHHQQIREKKDVEESLRIAFIKEQYETKIQELKNQLYVSKRYTEEMLLKLQNALDEVETGKKNEISLAKRIEELSMKISEMEPELHMVLTDRKELVKAYDNIKSELECSILNLKCCQEEKVKLEASLQECQEERKRNKVELELVKRLLENIAATGNEQSQENHDSGASGVTSMGQILEDVNSGFNSVCEEMPNISSSNSGRDQGITALANPLDNVHGNYTPNAIPPSSSSGDSKDAEQDSLKEFTYMSSSSTAQASENAEIENKRNTTLENTTKDSVAKEHFRDQQRLKTQMNLLEKELEKLKNENLSPLLPLEDRIDNPSLYGMQRSISQLDMANEHLGSIFPLFKELPGSGSAWERVLALELELAEALQAKKKANIRFQSSFLKQHNDEEAVLQSFRDINELIQEMFDSKKRYIAIESELKEMQGRYSQLSLQFAEVEGERQKLMMVLKNRSPKKQ from the exons ATGTCGAGGATTCCGAAGTGGAAGAACGAAAAGACTAAAGTGAAAGTGGTCTTCCGCCTACAGTTTCATGCTACGCAT ATTCCACAGACAGGGTGGGACAAACTACTTGTGTCCTTCATCCCTCACGAGACGGGTAAACCAATTGCTAAGACAAACAAAGCAAATGTGAGAAATGGGAGCTGCAAATGGTCAGACCCAATCTACGAAACTACAAGACTTCTTCTAGATACAAGGACTAAACAATATGATGAAAAGCTCTATAAGCTTGTTGTGGCAATG GGATCTTCTCGGTCTAGTCTTCTTGGGGAGGTTGACATCAACCTTGCTGACTTTGTGGATGCTTTGAAGCCATCCTCTGTTGCACTGCCTCTTGATAGTTGTGACTATGGGACAGTTTTACAT GTTACGGTGCAACTACTAACCTCCAAAACTGGCTTCAG AGAATTTGAGCAGCAAAGGGAGCTCACTGTAAAGGGTCTTCAGATGATGTCAAACCAGAGAAGTCATAATTCTGACATTGTAGCTCATTCAACGGAGATTCCTGGTGAACATATAGACAAG GTAAATGCACGGGTCAGGTTCAAAGAAAACTTTATGGAATTTCCTTCAGTTAAAGAACTGGCGGACTCTAATGAAGATTATGAAGATCCTGCTGCTGGAGCTGATGGTTCGTCATACACATCAGATAGTTTATACACTGAAAAAAACGATGTTTCCGTTCCACATGAGATTGATAGCTTCAAGAGCACAATACCTAGTAATATTAGTGGGTATCCTCTCAGTCAGAGCCCTAAGTCTGATAAAGAGGACTATTTAAACCGTGGCTGGAGCTCAGACTATTCTGGAGACCATGATTTAACAATTGCTTATGAAGAGAATAATAGGCTCAGGTCACGATTGGAGGTTGCAGAATCGGCTTTTCTGCAGCTTAAATCAGAAGCGAAGTCACTGCAGCGCGTCACAGATGAATTAAGTGCAGAAACTCAGGGCTTGGCGCAACAGCTTGTTGTTGAGCTCTCTTCAGGAGAAGAGCTTATGAGAGAAGTCGTCATGTTGAAATCTGAATGCTCGAGATTCAAGAAGGATCTTGAAGAACTAAAATCTGCTGAAGTTTTACAACGTTCTCACGATATGCATTCGCAGGGGATCGAATGGCTTCAGGGTTTGCTGCTTGTTGAGAGCAAAGTTCAGGAAATCCAAAAGAAGGCTTGCTTTGGATTCCATGGAAATGATTTTGATTTCCTTCGTGCTGATTTTAGGATTGTTGAATCCATCCTGAACAATCTTAAAAAAGGTATTAATAACCAAGGGCAAGGCCTAGAAGGCTTGGTAGGTGTGAAAAAAGCTGGTTCCGCATGCATGATGGAAGAGAAAATGTGTGAGCTCCTAGAGAAATTGGAGCAGTCAAAAACTGAGAACGAAGCCGTAATGAAAAAAATGAGCCAGATGGAGCGTTACTATGAAGCATTTATCCAGCAGCTTGAGGAAAGCCAGAAGCAAACACTGAAGGAGTTGGAAGACCTCAGAAATGCACATGCTTCTTCtctttatactgtttctctccTCCAAGAGCAGATTGCAAAAGAGCACCAGGAAATGGATGTACATTTGATGAGGTTggctgaagaaaagaaaatcctaGAATCCCAAAACAAGGAACTTGAGAAGCGGGCTGCAGTTTCTGAAACTGCTCTCAAGAGGGTTCGTCAGAACTACTCGATAGCAGTCAATCGACTACAGAAAGACCTTGAGTTACTCTCTTTCCAGGTTCTGTCTATGTACGAGACAAATGAAACCCTAGCAAAGCAAGCTTTTTCAGATTCGTATCAAAACTATCCTCATGACAATTTggaagaaaatattttgattaaaactgATCCTGGACTGTCTCAACTGCAGAATGGATTGTCAGATAATTTCGTGGACAAAATGAACAGTAAAATCTATCTTCTAGGAGATCCCAAAAGCAAAGAATTGTATTGCAAGGACGAAGCATGTGTAAATGAAATTGATTCTACTTATTCTGTATGGGTAGCTTCACAGCATGGTCGTGAACTGATTAAGAACCTTGGGCTTTCTGCTGATCTACCTCCAGAAACAGAAAAGCATGAAGTACTTGAAAGATCTATTGATAGTTCTGAATCAGATAAACGGCAGATAAATCATGGAAATGATACAGAGGATGTAAGAACTTCATTTAATAGGCTAAAGGAGCTTTATTCAAGTCTGGAAGCTGAATTTTCAGATCTGCACGCGGTTAACATTCAGCAGGAAGTATTCTCTGACATATTGCTACAGACACTGCACACTTTAAATGATGGAATTAAGTGTACAAGGGACAAAATAGTTGATCTCGAACAACAGCTAGATCAGTCAAATTATGTTAGGGAGTCTTTGGTGTTTAAGTTGGACGGTGCTTTGGATCAATGCAAAAAAATGGAGGAGAATGAAGCTAAATACATATCTAAATGTGATGATTTGacattaaaaaatcaaattctggAAGCAAAGCTTGAAGATTTCTTGGTTGAAAATACTTGTCTGAGTGACAAGTTTGCAGAATATGAGAAGCTGATGATGGAATGTAGAGCTTATGAGAGACAATGTAAGTCCTGGAGTGAAGAAAGGAACAGATTTGAGAACTTACTAGTTCAAGAAAGTCTGCAAAAGAATCGGCTCACTGAAGAGTTCACGGCATTGAAAGAGAACTTTGTTAAACTATCCTCGGAAAATGATGATCTGCAGAAAGGTATTACTGCTCTTCAAGTGGGACTTCGTGATTTATGCTGTAACATGATATCCTGTAATAAGCAAATCGATTCTTGTCCTTTCAATTATGCACATATACAACACCAACTTGAAAACAAGAATTACATGGCCACTTTGACATGTTTGGAACAGTTCAACCTACAAGCATGTCAGAAAATAATTCAGCTTAAccaggagaagaaggagatggaGGAAGTGAAGGAAACTCTTGAAAGCTCATTAAAGAAGACACAGTTGGATATGTGTAACATGAAAGAGAAATTTGAGTCTGATGTTGAAGCTATGACAACAAAGCTAGACATATCAAGCAAACTAGTCGAGAAGCTTCAGGTAGAATTTCAAGTTGTGACAGAGAAGTTTAAGCTTGGCTCAGAAACTGAAGAAAAGCTTGCAATTAAAAATATGGAGTTGTCATCATGGCTTGAAATGCTGGAAATTGACCTACAGCGTTTTACTGATGAAAGACAAAATCTTCTTGAAAAGCTACAGGTATTTGATGCCCTAAATGAGGAACTTGAGAGGACTAAAACCAGTCTTATAGAATGTAAGCAGGAGAACCAAACTTTAATTATGTCCCTACAGTCTAGAGATGAGGCTTCCATCCAGATGGAAAATGAGCTCCAAAGTATAAAAGAAAACATGAGATCCACTCATGAAGATCTCCAAGAAGAAAACGCATTGAGGGAGGGGCTTGAATCtgtaatttcaaatctttcaTCACAAATGAAGGAGAAAGACCaatatatgctttctttcaaTGAGCAGAAGGCTGAACTTGTATATCTGAGGGAAAAGGTTCAGGATTTGGAAGAGGCAAACAGTGGAATGCAGGACCTCCTGTTGCATGATGAAGAAAACCAAAGAATTTTAGAGGGTGAGAATTTATCCCTCCGTTTACAGATTGTCGATGTTGCAAACAACTTGGTGGCTTTTGATGAGGAGTTTTTAGTTGGTGATATTGAAGTTATCTATTTGAGAAGTCAGTTGAAGGAATTAGTTGGCCTTGTCAAGTCATTAGGAGAAGACCTTGAGGTGCTTGATCAGAAACATAAGGATACCATGACGGTGCTAAAACTACACATGTCTAATGAAAAAGAGTTAGTTGATAGAAATGCAGGACTATCAACAGCTCTTCAGTCTCTAAAATGCAAATATGAAAAAGTTGTTCATGAGAACGAAGGTCTTGTAGATTCCATAAACAGCAATCATGCAATTGTACAAGCGAATAGCAGTAGAGAACAGCAGTATGAAGATGAGATTGTGCGTCTTAATGACATGAAGGCCACGCTCGAAGAACAGGTGGATCATTTGATATCCTCCAGATACGAGTTAGAAATTGCGAATCTACTGTTCAGATCCAAATTGGGTGAGCAACAGATTAAGATGTCAGTACTTCTGGAATGTAACAATGAGCTAATGAAATTAAGAGAGCAGAACAATGAGCTTACGCACAAACTCTCTGAACAGACTCTGAAGACAGAAGAATTTAAGAATCTTTCTATCCATCTAAGAGAACTCAAAGATAAAGCTGATGCAGAACATCATCAGCAAATACGTGAGAAAAAGGATGTTGAGGAATCACTTAGAATTGCATTTATCAAGGAGCAGTATGAAACTAAGATTCAAGAGCTGAAAAATCAGCTCTATGTCTCTAAACGGTATACTGAAGAAATGCTATTGAAATTACAGAATGCACTTGATGAAGTTGAGACtggaaagaaaaatgaaatttcTCTTGCGAAAAGAATCGAAGAGCTGTCAATGAAAATTTCAGAAATGGAGCCGGAGCTACATATGGTATTGACGGATAGAAAAGAGCTGGTGAAGGCTTATGATAACATAAAGAGTGAATTGGAATGTTCTATATTGAACCTTAAGTGCTGCCAGGAAGAAAAGGTGAAGCTTGAAGCTTCTCTGCAGGAATGccaagaggagagaaagaggaataaAGTTGAACTCGAATTGGTGAAACGGTTATTAGAGAATATAGCAGCAACTGGTAATGAACAGTCTCAAGAAAATCATGATTCTGGGGCGTCTGGAGTAACATCAATGGGACAGATTTTGGAAGATGTCAATTCTGGTTTTAACAGTGTTTGTGAAGAGATGCCAAATATTAGCAGTAGTAATTCTGGGAGAGACCAAGGAATTACAGCCCTTGCAAATCCTTTAGATAATGTACATGGAAACTACACCCCGAATGCAATTCCCCCATCAAGCTCATCTGGAGACAGCAAAGATGCTGAACAAGATTCCCTAAAGGAATTCACATATATGAGTTCTTCATCAACGGCACAAGCCTCAGAG AATGCTGAaattgaaaacaaaagaaacacaACTTTGGAGAATACCACAAAGGATAGTGTTGCCAAGGAGCATTTCAGAGATCAACAAAGATTGAAGACTCAGATGAATCTCCTTGAAAAGGAG CTCGAGAAGTTGAAGAATGAGAATTTGTCTCCCCTCCTTCCTCTTGAAGATCGGATTGATAATCCATCACTCTATGGAATGCAAAGATCGATATCACAACTTGACATG GCAAATGAACATTTGGGGAGCATTTTTCCTCTATTTAAAGAATTGCCAGGCTCGGGTAGTGCCTGGGAAAGGGTGCTTGCCTTAGAACTTGAGCTTGCAGAAGCATTGCAGGCAAAGAAGAAAGCCAATATCCGTTTCCAGAG CTCATTCTTGAAACAACACAATGATGAAGAAGCTGTGCTTCAGAGCTTCAGGGACATAAACGAGCTGATCCAAGAAATGTTCGATTCGAAGAAACGGTACATCGCCATAGAGAGCGAACTGAAGGAGATGCAGGGCCGCTACTCGCAGCTAAGCCTGCAGTTTGCAGAGGTCGAGGGGGAGAGGCAGAAACTTATGATGGTTCTCAAGAACAGATCACCAAAGAAACAATAG